Proteins encoded by one window of Chanos chanos chromosome 7, fChaCha1.1, whole genome shotgun sequence:
- the lig4 gene encoding DNA ligase 4, translating to MRLIVPPYERERMAYGIKESMLAKLYIDALGLPKNGPEANKLLNYRTPTTPQGEAGDFALMAYFVVKKRCTDQSSLTIKDVNDFLDSVARNNASKQKDHVKKDLLNVITHSSAVEQKWLIRMILKDMKLGVSKDTVLQVFHPDAAELYTVTTDLEKVCRQLHDPSVSLNEVSIGLFSAFKPMLAAGAKIMQVEKQMGNQFFYIETKLDGERIQLHKDGDVYKYYSRNSYDYTQQFGGSPLEGSLTPYIHNVFKPHVVNCILDGEMMAFNPDTETFMQKGSRFDIKRLMDDSELQTCFCVFDVLLVNNQKLGNQPLKKRYETIQTIFTPVKGRIQLVPKAEARTTQDVVNALNEAIDNREEGIMVKDPMGIYKPDKRGEGWLKIKPEYVDGLMDELDLLIVGGYWGKGRRGGMMSHFLCAVAETPGPGQKPAVFHTVCRIGSGYTMKELYDLGLKLAKHWKVYRKNDPPAAILCGTEKPEVYIEPRNSVIIQVKAAEIVSSDMYKTNCTLRFPRIERIREDKEWYQCMTLDELNQFRGKASGKLASRHFDIQQEQPDKKKRKLMAKPKKTVGIVDHFKSQDLSAIAKETNIFEDVEFCVMNGNDRCSKAELEKGVARLGGIVVQNPGKDTYCVIAGVENTRVRNLIKSDQHDVVWATWLLECLEKMEFVPWQPRHMIHMSPSTRDHFAKEYDQYGDSYCVDTEEQHLKEIFGRMANVEAEVPSLAQIEARYAWDDLPTSMFRPYRAYFDRFANVESPDTVVRGTCLDTRALEFRFHGGTVVDKVEEGISHVIVENETRILDLRFLRRLFTKKFKIVRESWVTDSISAGHLENDSEYLV from the coding sequence ATGCGCCTTATTGTTCCACCATATGAAAGGGAAAGGATGGCATATGGAATAAAAGAGAGTATGTTAGCTAAGCTCTACATCGATGCCTTGGGTCTCCCCAAAAATGGTCCTGAAGCAAATAAACTTCTAAACTACAGAACTCCCACTACACCCCAAGGGGAAGCAGGAGACTTTGCCCTTATGGCATACTTTGTTGTTAAAAAACGATGCACAGACCAGAGTAGTTTAACCATCAAAGACGTCAATGACTTTTTGGATTCGGTAGCCAGAAACAACGCCAGTAAGCAGAAGGATCATGTGAAGAAAGACCTCTTGAATGTGATCACGCACAGTTCGGCTGTGGAGCAGAAGTGGCTCATTCGTATGATCCTGAAGGATATGAAGTTAGGTGTAAGCAAAGACACTGTGCTTCAGGTGTTCCATCCAGATGCTGCAGAACTCTACACTGTCACCACCGACCTGGAAAAGGTTTGCAGACAGCTGCATGACCCCTCTGTTTCCCTCAATGAGGTGTCCATTGGACTCTTTTCAGCTTTCAAACCCATGTTGGCTGCTGGTGCCAAGATCATGCAGGTGGAGAAACAGATGGGGAACCAGTTCTTCTACATCGAGACTAAACTGGATGGTGAACGAATTCAGCTTCACAAGGATGGCGATGTGTATAAGTACTACTCACGCAACTCCTATGATTACACACAGCAGTTTGGGGGttcaccactagagggctcCCTCACCCCATACATTCACAATGTCTTTAAACCTCATGTAGTGAACTGTATCTTGGATGGTGAGATGATGGCCTTTAACCCTGACACTGAGACTTTCATGCAGAAAGGTAGCAGGTTTGACATCAAGAGGTTGATGGACGACTCAGAGCTGCAGACatgcttctgtgtgtttgatgttttgttggTTAATAACCAGAAGCTTGGGAACCAGCCTCTAAAGAAGCGATATGAAACCATACAAACTATCTTCACACCCGTTAAAGGAAGGATACAGCTGGTGCCTAAAGCGGAAGCGAGAACAACGCAGGATGTGGTGAATGCTCTCAATGAAGCCATTGACAATCGAGAAGAAGGGATCATGGTTAAAGACCCTATGGGTATCTACAAACCAGATAAACGAGGAGAGGGTTGGCTGAAGATTAAGCCGGAGTATGTGGATGGTTTGATGGATGAACTGGACCTGTTAATAGTGGGTGGTTACTGGGGGAAAGGCAGGCGCGGCGGAATGATGTCTCATTTCCTCTGCGCGGTGGCGGAAACTCCGGGTCCCGGACAGAAGCCCGCCGTGTTCCACACCGTCTGCCGTATTGGGTCCGGCTACACCATGAAAGAGCTTTACGATCTGGGGTTGAAGCTGGCCAAGCACTGGAAGGTGTACCGCAAGAATGACCCGCCGGCGGCCATCCTGTGCGGCACAGAGAAACCGGAGGTGTACATCGAGCCGCGCAACTCGGTCATCATCCAGGTCAAAGCGGCGGAAATAGTATCGAGCGATATGTACAAGACAAACTGCACTTTGCGTTTTCCGAGGATCGAGAGGATCAGGGAGGACAAAGAATGGTACCAATGCATGACCCTGGACGAGTTGAATCAGTTCCGGGGTAAGGCCTCTGGAAAGCTGGCTTCCAGACATTTTGATATCCAGCAGGAGCAGCCGGACAAGAAGAAACGTAAGCTGATGGCGAAGCCCAAGAAGACGGTCGGCATCGTCGACCACTTCAAGTCGCAGGATCTGTCTGCCATCGCCAAGGAGACAAACATATTTGAGGACGTGGAGTTCTGCGTGATGAACGGAAACGACCGGTGCTCCAAGGCGGAGCTGGAAAAAGGCGTAGCCCGCTTGGGTGGCATCGTGGTACAGAACCCCGGAAAGGACACGTACTGTGTAATCGCCGGGGTGGAGAACACAAGAGTGAGGAACCTCATCAAGTCTGACCAGCATGACGTGGTGTGGGCCACCTGGCTGCTGGAGTGCCTTGAGAAGATGGAGTTTGTTCCCTGGCAGCCACGGCACATGATCCACATGTCGCCCTCAACTCGAGATCACTTCGCCAAAGAGTATGACCAATATGGCGATAGCTACTGTGTGGACACCGAGGAGCAGCATTTGAAGGAGATTTTTGGACGAATGGCCAACGTTGAAGCAGAAGTACCTTCTCTGGCACAGATTGAAGCCAGATATGCTTGGGACGATCTGCCCACCAGCATGTTTAGACCCTACAGGGCGTACTTCGATCGGTTTGCCAACGTTGAGTCCCCAGACACCGTCGTCCGAGGGACGTGTTTGGACACTCGAGCGCTAGAGTTCCGCTTTCACGGCGGTACCGTGGTGGACAAGGTGGAGGAAGGGATCTCTCATGTTATAGTTGAGAACGAAACGAGAATACTGGACTTGAGGTTTCTCAGGCGACTCTTTACcaaaaagtttaaaatagttCGAGAGTCATGGGTGACGGACTCGATCAGTGCGGGACATTTGGAGAATGACAGTGAATACCTTGTGTGA